One Pirellulales bacterium DNA segment encodes these proteins:
- the pgk gene encoding phosphoglycerate kinase, with protein MSVSEQKVLAWCRTLLGVNPTAPQMTLEQYLAVIPRLQSLSDIPRGTSVLIRGDVDAKPGAKIGDGDERLRSMVETLQFGIERGWKQIIFGHIGRKPDGSLKAVAARIGELLGQKVPLMTDWLDEATTTIRAEAAAAIRDMQPGSILVLDNTRRYAIERVLWDAKPDELPETVPQLARLANEFAEKVAKVYVNEALSAGSLDSSSTIVPAAMDRVALGAYVAGEFDGPMRRCLKTQLVIFSGLKIDKLDDLQAMIDRGTIRWVFAAGSLAMALKKGAGELDGAEVGLGLAEDPSQSDKPFYIGRERIEQAQRMIAAGRQKGIEFVLPVDFVLQDGRASDTIGQGDQQFDIGPKTSELFERKVGEFIASSKPRIAAGQPPVVFHNGVFGMFEDPRFEEGTRRFVAQLKRMKDAGVEVYVGGGEGGKALEKYGQPDCVTHSFTAGGTVLNALGSEPVPYLQALQMAVQR; from the coding sequence ATGTCCGTTTCCGAACAGAAGGTGCTCGCTTGGTGCCGCACGTTGCTGGGCGTAAATCCCACCGCGCCGCAAATGACGCTTGAGCAATATTTGGCCGTAATTCCTCGGCTGCAATCTCTTTCCGACATTCCGCGGGGCACTTCCGTGCTGATTCGCGGCGATGTCGACGCCAAGCCCGGCGCCAAGATCGGCGACGGAGACGAGCGGCTGCGGTCGATGGTCGAGACGCTGCAATTTGGAATCGAGCGCGGCTGGAAGCAGATTATCTTCGGCCACATTGGTCGCAAGCCCGACGGATCTCTCAAAGCAGTGGCCGCGAGAATCGGCGAGCTTTTGGGACAAAAAGTGCCGCTGATGACCGATTGGCTCGACGAGGCGACGACTACGATTCGCGCTGAGGCTGCCGCAGCCATCCGCGACATGCAGCCAGGGAGCATTTTGGTGCTCGACAACACACGCCGTTATGCGATCGAGCGCGTCTTATGGGATGCCAAGCCAGACGAACTGCCAGAAACTGTCCCGCAGCTTGCGCGACTGGCCAACGAATTTGCCGAGAAGGTTGCCAAGGTCTACGTCAATGAGGCGCTCTCGGCAGGGAGCCTCGACAGCTCATCGACGATTGTCCCTGCGGCGATGGACCGCGTCGCGCTCGGGGCCTATGTCGCCGGCGAATTCGACGGCCCTATGCGCCGCTGCCTGAAAACGCAATTGGTCATATTCAGCGGCTTGAAGATCGACAAGCTCGACGATCTGCAAGCGATGATCGACCGCGGGACGATTCGCTGGGTGTTCGCCGCCGGATCGCTGGCAATGGCCCTTAAGAAAGGGGCAGGGGAATTGGATGGCGCCGAAGTGGGCCTCGGTCTCGCGGAAGACCCATCGCAGAGCGACAAGCCCTTCTATATCGGCCGCGAACGGATCGAGCAGGCCCAGCGGATGATTGCCGCCGGCCGCCAAAAAGGGATTGAATTCGTGCTGCCGGTCGATTTTGTTTTGCAAGATGGCCGCGCCTCGGACACGATCGGCCAGGGGGACCAGCAATTCGACATTGGCCCGAAGACATCCGAGCTATTCGAACGGAAAGTCGGCGAGTTTATCGCGTCATCCAAGCCGCGGATCGCCGCCGGTCAGCCGCCAGTCGTCTTCCATAATGGAGTGTTCGGCATGTTCGAGGATCCGCGATTCGAAGAAGGGACCCGGCGGTTCGTCGCTCAACTCAAGCGGATGAAGGACGCGGGGGTTGAGGTCTATGTCGGTGGCGGCGAAGGTGGTAAAGCGCTCGAGAAATACGGCCAGCCGGATTGCGTGACGCACTCGTTCACCGCCGGCGGCACAGTGCTCAACGCGCTGGGAAGCGAGCCGGTGCCATATCTACAGGCCCTTCAGATGGCTGTGCAACGTTAA
- a CDS encoding dipeptidase — MPNLEEYLASQGGRFENELCELLRIPSISAIGEHRRDIERAADWVLSQFQLLGFRAEKIPTPGHPLVFAESLAAPGTPTVLVYGHYDVQPVDPLDEWNSPPFEPTRRGDNLVARGATDDKGQMFTHIKSAEAWLKTEGRLPVNLKYIIEGEEEVSSTNLFPFIEQHREKLACDVAVISDSSQFAPGRPAITYGLRGIAYYELRLNGPKQDLHSGTFGGAVTNPAGALCRMIAALVDNEGRIQVPGFYDDAVPLTDQERQQFISLAFDEPAFMRQIGVEGLSGEAGYSTLERRWARPTCDVNGLTSGYQGQGAKTVLPARASAKFSFRLVPNQDPKKISTSLERMLRGLLPPGIKMELIDFHGAPGVVVPLDSPYIAAAIRAIERSFGRKPVFMREGGSIPIVTTFHEQLGVDTLLLGWGLDDDNAHSPNEKFNLADFHRGIQASAYLWAELGAVKRQ; from the coding sequence ATGCCAAACCTTGAAGAGTATCTCGCCAGTCAGGGCGGCCGTTTCGAGAACGAATTGTGCGAGTTGCTGCGGATTCCGAGCATTAGCGCGATCGGCGAGCATCGCCGCGACATCGAGCGGGCAGCCGATTGGGTGCTCAGTCAATTCCAATTGCTCGGATTTCGGGCAGAGAAGATTCCGACGCCGGGCCATCCGCTTGTCTTCGCGGAATCGCTAGCGGCGCCGGGTACGCCGACTGTATTGGTTTACGGCCATTACGACGTGCAGCCGGTCGATCCGCTGGACGAATGGAATTCACCTCCTTTCGAGCCGACCCGCCGGGGCGACAATCTCGTCGCCCGCGGTGCGACCGACGATAAAGGGCAGATGTTCACGCATATCAAGAGCGCCGAGGCTTGGCTGAAAACCGAGGGGCGGCTCCCCGTCAACCTCAAGTACATCATTGAAGGGGAGGAAGAGGTCAGCAGCACGAATCTGTTTCCATTTATAGAGCAGCACCGTGAGAAACTGGCTTGCGACGTGGCCGTCATCAGCGATTCGAGCCAATTCGCTCCCGGCCGGCCGGCGATCACGTATGGATTGCGAGGGATTGCCTATTACGAACTGCGGCTGAACGGTCCGAAGCAAGACTTGCACTCGGGCACGTTCGGCGGGGCGGTGACCAATCCGGCCGGCGCGCTGTGTCGGATGATCGCCGCGCTCGTCGACAATGAGGGGCGAATTCAAGTACCGGGTTTTTATGACGACGCTGTCCCGCTCACCGACCAAGAGCGGCAGCAGTTCATTTCGTTGGCGTTCGACGAGCCGGCCTTCATGCGGCAGATCGGCGTCGAGGGACTTTCGGGCGAGGCTGGATACTCGACGCTCGAGCGGCGCTGGGCTCGCCCTACCTGCGACGTGAACGGACTGACGAGCGGCTACCAAGGGCAGGGGGCGAAGACCGTGCTTCCAGCACGAGCTTCGGCGAAGTTCAGCTTTCGTCTCGTGCCGAATCAAGATCCGAAGAAGATTTCCACCTCACTCGAGCGAATGCTGCGAGGCCTTCTTCCGCCGGGCATCAAGATGGAATTGATCGATTTTCATGGGGCGCCGGGTGTTGTTGTGCCGCTCGACAGCCCATATATAGCGGCGGCGATTCGGGCCATCGAGCGCTCGTTCGGGCGGAAGCCTGTCTTCATGCGGGAAGGGGGATCGATTCCGATCGTGACCACCTTCCACGAACAACTTGGAGTCGATACGCTGCTCTTGGGTTGGGGCCTGGATGACGACAACGCCCACAGCCCAAACGAAAAATTCAACCTCGCCGATTTCCATCGCGGCATCCAAGCCAGCGCTTACCTGTGGGCGGAACTTGGCGCAGTGAAGAGGCAATAA
- a CDS encoding ATP-dependent Clp protease adaptor ClpS, which yields MVQPVVDTVRRKQEKKRSKPKRQPPYNVVLLDDNDHSYAYVVHMLQKLFGHPAEKGYELAKEVDTRGRAIVLTTTREHAELKRDQIHAFGKDDLIDGCKGSMSATIEPIEG from the coding sequence GTGGTGCAGCCGGTCGTCGATACCGTGCGCCGCAAGCAGGAAAAGAAACGGTCCAAGCCGAAGCGGCAACCGCCCTACAACGTCGTTCTCCTCGACGATAACGACCATAGCTACGCTTATGTAGTCCACATGCTGCAAAAGCTATTTGGTCATCCTGCCGAAAAGGGCTACGAGTTGGCGAAGGAAGTGGATACCCGCGGCCGCGCCATCGTCCTCACGACGACGCGCGAACATGCGGAGCTGAAACGCGATCAGATCCACGCCTTTGGCAAAGATGACCTCATCGACGGCTGCAAAGGCTCGATGTCGGCTACCATCGAGCCGATCGAAGGCTAA
- a CDS encoding DUF362 domain-containing protein, with protein sequence MTTPTESKRDPRVANGNSVPPAFGRRALLLGGGAAIAGLIGIPFLRRALAKKEAAFIARGQRYDGPLEQTIRDGLLATGFDPEPIAGKRVLLKPNLVEPMRKSPQMTTHPAMVLAAAAVFQRWGANVVVGEGPGHVRDTELALDESGMQDALDTARLQFADLNYEEVAWIANAGRASKLPGFWFPKSVIEADLIVSMPKMKTHHWVGFTASMKNLYGTIPGIKYGWPKNVLHHAGIPETVFDINASLAKSISIVDGIVCMEGDGPIMGSPKSLGLVIVGTNPTAVDATVARLMGLEPERVPYLQLADNRLGPIDDRLITQRGEAWRDVATPFKIIDRPHLRALQTDGIKIS encoded by the coding sequence ATGACTACTCCTACCGAGTCGAAGCGCGATCCACGAGTTGCCAATGGCAACTCGGTTCCCCCGGCGTTCGGCCGCCGCGCGCTCCTGCTTGGCGGCGGGGCGGCGATTGCCGGCCTGATCGGAATTCCTTTCTTGCGGCGCGCGCTGGCGAAAAAGGAAGCGGCCTTCATCGCCCGCGGGCAACGCTATGATGGCCCGCTTGAACAAACGATTCGCGACGGCCTGCTCGCAACCGGTTTCGACCCGGAGCCGATCGCCGGTAAGCGGGTGCTGCTCAAGCCGAATCTTGTCGAGCCGATGCGAAAATCGCCACAGATGACCACCCACCCCGCGATGGTGCTCGCCGCCGCGGCCGTGTTTCAGCGCTGGGGAGCGAACGTCGTCGTCGGTGAAGGACCGGGGCACGTCCGCGACACGGAATTGGCCCTCGACGAATCTGGCATGCAAGACGCGCTCGATACCGCGCGTTTGCAGTTCGCCGATCTGAACTACGAAGAGGTGGCCTGGATCGCCAACGCCGGCCGCGCGAGCAAGCTGCCAGGCTTTTGGTTTCCCAAGTCCGTCATCGAGGCAGACTTGATCGTCTCGATGCCCAAGATGAAAACGCACCATTGGGTCGGCTTCACCGCCTCGATGAAGAACCTGTACGGCACGATTCCGGGGATCAAATATGGCTGGCCGAAAAACGTGCTCCATCACGCCGGGATTCCCGAAACCGTGTTCGACATCAACGCCTCGCTCGCCAAATCGATTTCGATCGTCGATGGCATCGTCTGCATGGAAGGGGATGGGCCGATCATGGGGAGCCCGAAATCGCTCGGGCTGGTAATCGTCGGAACCAATCCGACGGCCGTCGATGCGACGGTCGCGCGGCTCATGGGACTTGAGCCGGAGCGAGTCCCGTACTTGCAACTGGCCGACAATCGGCTCGGTCCGATCGACGATCGCTTGATCACACAGCGCGGCGAAGCGTGGCGCGACGTGGCCACCCCGTTCAAAATTATCGACAGGCCACATCTCCGCGCCCTTCAGACTGATGGGATCAAGATATCGTAG
- the mtaB gene encoding tRNA (N(6)-L-threonylcarbamoyladenosine(37)-C(2))-methylthiotransferase MtaB — protein sequence MATLRTVTLGCKVNQYETEYVRQGLLQAGYRDAAADEPADLCVVNTCTVTTEGDAKSRQIVRQLAKRNPDSRIVVMGCYATRAPAEVARLPSVSEVVTDKRELPDLLARFGVVDIPTGISTFANRQRAYVKVQDGCMLNCSFCIIPHVRPVLASRPPLEILDEIGRLVENGYRELILTGIHLGHYGVEWNRGRPKREWLRLSHLLDRIAAMQGDFRVRLSSIEATEVTRELLATMAASPERVCPHLHISMQSGSDAVLRRMRRRWGAQRFLDRCRLAKAMLDRPALTTDIIVGFPGEMEDDFAATCEMAREVGFSKIHIFPFSPRPGTPAARMDGQNPPDVKADRCQRLANLESDLRDRYFRGLVGRQLRVLVESPVANRPGRMVGTSCRYAPVELDGTIEIRKRFVEVTAGSVDGGRILGEPPLRTPRDESSPSAK from the coding sequence ATGGCTACCCTTCGAACTGTAACTCTCGGCTGCAAGGTCAACCAGTACGAGACAGAGTACGTGCGGCAGGGGCTGCTCCAGGCCGGTTATCGCGATGCCGCGGCGGACGAGCCGGCCGATCTGTGCGTAGTCAACACGTGCACGGTGACGACTGAAGGGGATGCCAAGAGCCGGCAAATCGTCCGCCAACTCGCCAAGCGCAATCCGGACTCGCGAATCGTCGTGATGGGCTGCTACGCCACGCGGGCCCCGGCCGAAGTCGCCAGGTTGCCGAGCGTGAGCGAAGTCGTGACCGACAAGCGCGAGCTGCCCGACCTCCTGGCCCGATTCGGGGTGGTCGATATTCCCACCGGCATTTCGACGTTCGCGAATCGTCAGCGCGCTTATGTCAAAGTGCAGGATGGCTGCATGTTGAACTGCAGCTTCTGCATCATCCCGCATGTTCGCCCGGTGCTGGCCAGTCGTCCGCCCTTGGAGATTCTCGATGAAATCGGCCGCTTGGTGGAAAATGGCTATCGCGAGCTGATCCTGACCGGAATTCATCTCGGACATTACGGCGTGGAATGGAATCGCGGCCGGCCGAAGCGCGAATGGCTGCGGCTGTCGCATTTGCTCGATCGGATCGCTGCGATGCAGGGCGATTTTCGCGTGCGTTTGTCGAGCATTGAGGCCACCGAGGTGACGCGCGAATTGCTGGCGACGATGGCCGCCAGTCCAGAGCGCGTTTGCCCTCATCTGCATATTTCCATGCAAAGCGGCTCGGATGCAGTGCTGCGGCGAATGCGGCGGCGCTGGGGAGCGCAGCGATTTCTCGACCGCTGCCGACTCGCGAAAGCAATGCTCGACCGGCCGGCGCTAACGACCGACATTATCGTCGGATTTCCCGGCGAGATGGAAGATGATTTCGCGGCGACATGCGAAATGGCCCGCGAGGTCGGCTTCTCGAAGATTCACATCTTCCCGTTCAGCCCGCGCCCCGGCACACCGGCAGCAAGGATGGACGGGCAAAATCCCCCCGATGTGAAGGCCGATCGCTGCCAGCGATTGGCCAATTTGGAGTCTGATCTGCGCGATCGGTATTTCCGCGGACTCGTGGGGCGGCAATTGCGCGTGTTGGTTGAATCGCCAGTTGCCAATCGACCCGGTCGAATGGTTGGCACCTCGTGTCGCTATGCGCCAGTGGAGTTGGACGGCACGATTGAGATTCGCAAGCGGTTCGTCGAAGTGACGGCCGGTAGCGTCGATGGCGGACGAATTCTAGGCGAACCGCCATTGCGTACTCCGCGTGACGAATCGTCGCCATCCGCGAAGTGA
- a CDS encoding glycosyltransferase family 2 protein: MPPADQLQLAPTRPSLSKTFVSVVLPVYNEVEVLPTLLGRVRQALAVLGVCSEIIFVDDGSTDGSGPLLDQIAARCPEVRVIHFSRNFGHQAAVQAGLRHAQGDAVVLMDSDLQDAPEAIGRLLDAWREGYDVVYALRAKRKERVWKRLLFAAFHRTLAAVATTPIPPDAGNFSLIDARVVREIVALSERDRYLPGLRSWVGFRQTGVVVERLARYDDHPRVSLRGLWRLAKTAIFSFSSLPLTIFYLIGYSALLIFLGLAGYSLYCRLFTNLAIPGWTSYILSASFFGALNALGISMLGEYVLRIYDQVRARPLYLIERTVNIAAAEAKKQPVSNSTDDDAVSESSGEFDQLLAQTAELLRTTTDSQCEPTLIDRANAVTN, from the coding sequence ATGCCCCCGGCCGACCAACTCCAATTGGCTCCGACGCGCCCATCGCTATCGAAAACTTTCGTTAGCGTGGTGCTGCCGGTCTACAACGAAGTCGAAGTCCTGCCGACGTTGCTCGGCCGAGTGCGTCAGGCGCTCGCCGTGCTGGGCGTGTGCTCGGAAATCATCTTCGTCGACGACGGCTCGACCGACGGCAGCGGACCGCTCTTGGATCAGATCGCGGCCCGCTGCCCCGAGGTGCGAGTGATTCATTTCTCGCGCAATTTCGGCCATCAAGCGGCGGTGCAAGCCGGCTTGCGTCATGCCCAAGGCGACGCCGTCGTGCTGATGGATTCCGATCTGCAAGACGCGCCCGAAGCGATTGGCCGACTCCTAGATGCTTGGCGTGAGGGCTATGACGTGGTCTACGCGTTGCGGGCGAAGCGGAAAGAGCGGGTCTGGAAGCGGCTGTTGTTCGCCGCGTTTCACCGCACTCTGGCGGCCGTCGCCACGACGCCGATCCCGCCCGATGCCGGGAACTTCAGCCTAATCGACGCCCGCGTGGTTCGTGAAATTGTAGCTCTTTCCGAGCGCGATCGCTATCTGCCGGGATTGCGCTCGTGGGTCGGCTTTCGACAGACGGGCGTCGTGGTCGAGCGCTTGGCCCGCTACGACGATCACCCGCGCGTTTCGCTCCGCGGACTGTGGCGGCTAGCCAAGACGGCCATTTTCTCGTTCTCCTCGCTGCCGCTGACGATCTTCTACCTGATCGGCTACTCGGCGCTGCTCATCTTCCTCGGGCTGGCCGGCTATTCGCTCTATTGCCGCCTTTTCACAAATCTGGCCATCCCCGGCTGGACCTCGTACATCCTGAGTGCAAGCTTCTTCGGAGCGCTCAATGCCCTGGGGATCAGCATGCTCGGCGAATACGTCCTGCGAATCTACGATCAAGTCCGCGCCAGACCGCTTTATCTCATTGAGCGAACGGTGAACATCGCCGCGGCCGAAGCGAAAAAGCAACCCGTGTCGAACTCGACGGATGATGATGCCGTCTCCGAATCATCGGGTGAATTCGACCAATTGCTAGCTCAAACGGCCGAATTGCTCAGGACGACCACGGATTCTCAATGCGAGCCGACTCTGATCGATCGTGCCAATGCTGTAACAAACTAG
- a CDS encoding YfhO family protein, with product MKLLNSEPLATALGSGIRQNSETPWDSRKLNSGEFSYRNPSRTERFQFGWTALLSFAMLLALATPFLAGQIYTADDLGAFHLPMRAFYADCLAHGHAFDWSPQMFCGFYLTGEGQVGAYHPLHLLLYRSLPLGIAFDLECLVNYPLMLLGMYLLLRRWNIRRDAALLGGLTFTFSGFCLLHFVHVNGVAVVAHIPWLLLAIHAAIRGADRNRRRLGGIAIALLTGSQLLLGYPQYVWLSMVAEIGYVALLLRSEDVGELGRTGRGAWDDGKAVAAAASIGIRAIGTLVLWKTLGVMLGSIQLLPTLDALLHSSRQVAESSFGGWGSLDPLNLIQLVAPYLFKSRVVGQNTHELGLYAGSVTLLLAVWCVFHRPAAGRIRLLAHGAILLVLLGLLLAFGDRGPFGWFVARIPLVDRFRFPCRAIVLVHFGLAVLAAIGLTSLRQSRTEPNGSSRGASSGMKAVGLLVGLSVALAAAGPVWWPEYVASAALVWTGPILLAVAAVLLNRSRRGAAWARAGLVAFSTIDLAIYGMSYAVFPQTAEFDRYVASISLPLGPASGRIALDLVPTNRSGLHAGNQSLLRGWERVDGYAGLEPARQLDYRQIAALRLAGVVWVAAGADVADRASIEPILPDWLRFENPLPRARLITRTLVTADPAREIRKIPLESTALVGEPVDLPAGPAGTAIIVADRPGEIRVAVDSPTRQLLVLAESYHSGWQATSGDEPRAIMRVNGDFMGCLVEPGKSEIHFRFRPASLRYGEWLSILGLGFIAVAVLSSIRSGIRQSPEPSPLRDI from the coding sequence ATGAAGCTGTTGAACTCGGAGCCATTGGCGACGGCCCTCGGTAGCGGAATTCGCCAGAATTCCGAGACGCCGTGGGACTCACGGAAACTGAATTCTGGCGAATTCAGCTACCGCAATCCATCGCGGACCGAGCGATTCCAATTCGGTTGGACGGCGCTACTTTCATTCGCAATGCTGCTCGCCCTGGCGACTCCATTTCTTGCCGGACAAATCTACACGGCGGATGACTTGGGCGCATTCCATCTACCGATGCGGGCGTTCTATGCCGATTGTTTAGCCCACGGTCATGCGTTTGATTGGTCGCCGCAGATGTTTTGCGGGTTCTATCTGACTGGCGAAGGGCAAGTTGGCGCCTACCATCCGCTCCACCTGCTGCTCTATCGCTCGTTGCCGCTCGGGATTGCGTTCGATCTCGAATGCCTGGTCAATTATCCGTTGATGCTCTTGGGAATGTACTTGCTGCTGCGCCGCTGGAACATTCGGCGCGACGCGGCCCTATTGGGCGGCCTGACATTCACGTTCTCAGGCTTTTGCCTGCTCCATTTCGTTCACGTCAATGGCGTGGCCGTCGTGGCGCATATACCGTGGCTATTACTGGCGATCCATGCGGCGATCCGCGGCGCCGATCGGAATCGACGGCGCCTCGGCGGCATTGCCATTGCCCTGTTGACCGGCTCGCAATTGCTGTTGGGTTACCCGCAATACGTTTGGCTCTCGATGGTTGCGGAGATCGGTTACGTGGCGTTGCTGCTACGGAGCGAGGATGTCGGTGAACTCGGTCGAACCGGGCGAGGTGCATGGGACGATGGGAAGGCCGTAGCCGCCGCTGCCAGCATCGGCATTCGAGCCATTGGAACGCTAGTGCTTTGGAAAACCCTCGGTGTCATGCTCGGCAGTATTCAACTGCTCCCAACCCTCGATGCCCTGCTACATTCATCGCGGCAAGTTGCCGAAAGTTCATTCGGCGGCTGGGGCTCACTCGACCCGCTCAACCTCATCCAGCTTGTCGCCCCGTATTTATTCAAGAGCCGAGTCGTCGGCCAAAACACGCACGAATTAGGTCTCTATGCCGGTTCCGTGACGCTGTTGCTCGCCGTCTGGTGCGTGTTCCATCGCCCGGCGGCCGGCCGAATCCGTTTGCTGGCTCACGGGGCGATCCTGCTCGTCCTGCTCGGATTGCTGCTGGCGTTTGGCGACCGAGGACCGTTCGGCTGGTTTGTTGCGCGAATTCCGCTCGTCGACCGATTTCGATTCCCGTGCCGAGCGATTGTGCTGGTGCATTTCGGGCTGGCAGTTTTGGCGGCAATCGGATTGACGTCGCTGCGGCAATCTCGAACCGAGCCAAACGGTTCCAGTCGCGGTGCGTCGAGCGGCATGAAGGCAGTTGGGCTGCTCGTGGGGCTTAGCGTCGCGCTTGCCGCCGCCGGACCTGTTTGGTGGCCAGAGTATGTGGCGTCGGCGGCGCTCGTTTGGACCGGCCCGATCCTATTAGCGGTCGCCGCGGTGCTGTTAAACCGGTCGCGACGGGGAGCCGCTTGGGCGCGCGCCGGCCTAGTGGCGTTCTCGACGATCGATCTTGCGATTTACGGAATGAGTTATGCCGTCTTTCCGCAAACTGCGGAGTTCGATCGGTATGTCGCTTCGATCTCACTTCCACTCGGACCAGCGAGCGGGCGCATCGCGCTCGATCTGGTGCCGACGAACCGTAGCGGCTTGCATGCCGGCAATCAATCTTTATTACGCGGCTGGGAACGCGTCGATGGCTACGCCGGCCTGGAACCGGCGCGGCAACTCGATTATCGGCAAATTGCAGCGCTGCGGTTGGCCGGCGTCGTCTGGGTCGCGGCGGGGGCAGATGTGGCTGACCGCGCGTCTATCGAGCCCATATTGCCTGATTGGCTCCGATTCGAGAATCCGCTGCCGCGCGCTCGGCTGATCACGCGGACGCTCGTCACGGCCGATCCTGCGCGTGAGATAAGAAAAATCCCGCTCGAATCGACGGCGCTCGTCGGAGAGCCGGTTGATCTTCCAGCCGGCCCAGCCGGCACCGCCATAATCGTCGCCGACCGGCCAGGGGAGATCCGCGTTGCCGTCGATTCGCCCACCCGCCAGTTGCTTGTGCTCGCGGAAAGTTATCATTCCGGCTGGCAAGCGACGTCGGGCGACGAGCCGCGCGCGATTATGCGGGTCAACGGGGATTTTATGGGGTGCCTCGTCGAGCCGGGAAAGAGCGAAATCCATTTTCGCTTTCGGCCCGCGAGCCTGCGATACGGCGAATGGCTGAGCATCCTTGGGCTAGGCTTCATTGCGGTGGCGGTGCTGTCGTCGATCCGCAGCGGAATTCGCCAAAGTCCCGAGCCGAGCCCTTTACGGGACATCTGA
- a CDS encoding DUF1598 domain-containing protein has product MPLIPVVVLICQLSLVPAVTHAAEAADRTSIKAQLDAGEFSAAVSAAQSAPAGPERDAILAQIAVAQNQAGARGAAISTTFGMSSDQSRADSLSKLVPSSGLESSGKGGFGGNQADFDSLIDLITSTIAPTSWSDAGGTGSIAPFPTGVYVDAQGVLRTLCEDRSGGLDALRRSAATAVQSGNARQTSKIRKISLTRLEREVQRLVALGRQPTEEMRMLAGLQRIKYVLVYPESHDLVIAGPAGDWQFDADGRIVGKETGRPVVQLDDLVVVMRHMLNARDAKFGCAITPTQEALARTKEFVAESNRAPLRPGTEERDRWLAKLRDQMGRQNIEVYGLNPGTRAARVLVEADYRMKLVGVGLENGVLGVPSYLSMIQVPNGQSAPPMDVLRWWFTINYDALQATHDHDGFEFRGQGVKVLSENELLTATGQRVHTGASDVLNSEFARNFTKHFSELAVKYPIYADLQNIFDLALLGALMRSERLADRADWHLTFFGDQKRYRVEVSDSPKTIETVINHRVVNQSLILVGVSGGVSCDPTKLVEPTALQADYGTLRDQRAAAKPQANLPNVWWWD; this is encoded by the coding sequence GTGCCGCTCATTCCAGTGGTCGTCCTGATTTGCCAGTTGTCGCTGGTGCCGGCGGTGACACACGCGGCCGAAGCTGCGGACCGAACGTCGATCAAAGCCCAACTTGATGCCGGAGAGTTCTCCGCGGCGGTCAGCGCGGCCCAGTCGGCGCCCGCCGGTCCCGAACGCGATGCGATTCTCGCGCAAATCGCGGTCGCTCAGAATCAGGCCGGCGCTCGCGGCGCCGCGATCTCGACGACGTTCGGCATGTCGAGCGATCAATCTCGTGCCGACTCATTGAGCAAGCTGGTTCCCTCATCCGGCCTGGAATCGAGCGGCAAGGGTGGCTTTGGCGGCAATCAGGCCGATTTCGATTCGCTGATCGACTTAATCACTTCGACGATCGCCCCGACAAGTTGGAGCGATGCCGGCGGGACCGGCTCGATCGCGCCGTTTCCGACAGGAGTTTACGTCGACGCACAGGGCGTCTTGCGGACGTTGTGCGAGGATCGGTCGGGCGGCCTCGACGCACTGCGCCGCTCCGCGGCCACCGCCGTGCAAAGCGGCAACGCCCGGCAAACCTCCAAGATTCGAAAGATTTCGCTCACGCGACTGGAGCGCGAAGTTCAGCGATTGGTAGCACTGGGCCGGCAGCCGACCGAAGAGATGCGCATGCTCGCCGGCTTGCAGCGAATCAAATACGTGCTGGTCTATCCGGAATCGCACGATCTAGTCATCGCTGGGCCGGCGGGCGACTGGCAATTCGATGCCGACGGCCGAATCGTCGGGAAAGAGACGGGACGGCCAGTCGTGCAGCTCGACGATCTGGTGGTCGTCATGCGTCACATGCTGAACGCTCGCGACGCCAAATTCGGCTGCGCGATCACGCCAACACAAGAAGCCCTGGCCCGCACCAAGGAGTTCGTCGCCGAATCGAATCGGGCTCCGCTCAGGCCGGGGACGGAGGAGCGCGATCGCTGGCTGGCAAAGCTCCGCGATCAAATGGGCCGGCAGAATATCGAGGTCTACGGGCTAAATCCGGGCACTCGGGCCGCCCGCGTGCTGGTCGAAGCCGATTATCGAATGAAGCTGGTGGGCGTGGGTTTGGAGAACGGCGTGCTCGGCGTGCCGAGCTATCTCAGCATGATTCAAGTGCCGAATGGGCAATCCGCCCCGCCGATGGACGTGCTCCGCTGGTGGTTCACGATCAATTACGATGCCCTGCAGGCCACGCATGATCACGACGGCTTCGAGTTCCGCGGGCAGGGTGTGAAAGTGCTGAGCGAAAACGAATTGCTCACGGCGACCGGCCAGCGCGTCCACACCGGCGCCTCCGATGTGCTCAACTCGGAATTCGCCCGCAACTTCACGAAGCACTTTTCCGAACTTGCGGTCAAGTATCCGATTTATGCCGATTTGCAGAATATCTTCGATTTGGCGCTGCTCGGCGCATTGATGCGCTCGGAGCGGCTGGCCGATCGAGCGGATTGGCACCTAACCTTTTTCGGCGATCAGAAACGATATCGCGTGGAGGTTTCCGATTCGCCGAAAACCATCGAGACGGTGATCAACCATCGGGTCGTGAACCAATCGTTGATCCTGGTCGGTGTGAGCGGCGGCGTTTCGTGCGATCCCACTAAATTGGTCGAGCCGACCGCCTTGCAAGCCGACTACGGCACTCTCCGCGACCAACGCGCCGCCGCCAAGCCGCAGGCCAATTTGCCGAATGTTTGGTGGTGGGATTGA